The Haematobia irritans isolate KBUSLIRL chromosome 1, ASM5000362v1, whole genome shotgun sequence DNA segment gcccgactttagactttccttacttgttttttactgatttagttttcactttaaggtgggtattaagttcgagtttagccgctaaaatcgtcattttttcacgattacttttctttaataatccattttaaggaacacaaactttgtgaaaatttgctttgggcttttccccatcaagttataataaaatttgcaacaaatatgtataatttcatgcatttttcttactgatttagttttcactttagcgattttagcggctaaaggtgggtattaagttcgagtttagccgctaaaattgtcattttttcacgattacttttctttaataatccattttaaggaatacaaactttgtgaaattttgctttgggatattccccatcaagttataatgtaaTCTGCaagaaatatgtataattttataactttttttactgatttagttttcactttagtgaaaattagcggctaaactcaaacttaatactcaccttaaactcgaacttaatactcacctttaaggtgagtattaagttcgactcacctttaaggtgagtattaagttcgagtttagccgctaaaatcgctaaagtgaaaactaaatcagtaagaaaaatgcatgaaattatacatatttgttgcaaattttattataacttgatggggaaaggcccaaagcaaattttcacaaagtttgtattccttaaaatggattattaaagaaaagtaatcgtgaaaaaatgacgtttttagcggctaaactcgaacttaatacccacctttagccggtaaattcgtcattttttcacgattactgttTTAACGAGTTAGAAAACCAATATAAATTGAGCCTTCTTGAGAATAAATACACTTGATTTTCCGTTTCTTTATAACTTCATATTAAATCGTATTTATTCACATAAATTCATCTAtaactataaattttgtatgtcACTTCAAATTCACAATAAATGGTTCTATTCTTTTAACAATAATACTTGTGCAATACTCAAATTGATCATTTAATTCTTAGCCTTTTATTCTTATCTGGTATGCTTCTTCAAAATGTGCTGTGGTCTTGATGACGATTTCTCTACAACTGCCCCTCCTTCACCCTTTTGCTGTAGTCCTTGTTGGCAAGGTAGAACGAAGAAACAAGAAACATATGAGATCGTTATGACTTGGATTGGCAGGATTGCCATCCATTTGTTTACTGCGTAAACATCCTCCCCGGCCATGGGGTATCTAAGCAGATATTAAATTGTGGACTAAATTTACTACATAGCACATTTGgtatatttgtgttttttttcgatATGGAAAGGGTATTTAAAATTGAACATCTTAGGACGTTGCTGACCCAATTACCAACCACCCTAAGGTGGAATCCTGAGCCATAAGCAACCCGCCTTCTGCCTGCATTATATTTGATTTCATGATTGCAGGAAACAAATCTGCGCCGATTTCTATGTAGATTGGATTGTTGGATATGAATTTGGGATCGGCTAATTCGATTCGCGGAAATTTGTCCAAGATGGTTTCGGAGAGAGATTGAGCATAAGGTTCCCGTGGTAAAGTCTCTGTTACCCTTGCATTAACCTGAAAAGCCGGATAGGTTGGGACGGTGGCCTCAAAGCTCAGACGTGTATACAATAACGAATCCACCGTGAATGTTTTAAGCTCATATTCTTCAATAAGTCGAGCAGCGATTATTGTCGACGATAAACTGGAATTCATTAATGCTCTAACAAATTTCGTACTATCGCCCATATGAACTTTTATTAGTGCAGTCGGTAGTACAGTTCTCAGTATGTTGCATGAAACTGggtttggtcgtttggatgataaCTGCGGAGGGGAATGGGAACGAATTCTAGGGGCAGTGGATTCATTCCTCCAAATGCGCTTATGTCCGTGCAAACTAGtatgatgtttttctttacagatGTTACATCGGGCATGGCTTTGACATTTGCCTTGAAGGTGGTTTCTTGCTAAGCAATTAACACAGTAATGGAGCTTCATAACTGTTTTGTATTTGTCGATCAGGTTCATGTGGCGGTATTTTGAGCAAGACGATAAACTATGATTTTCTCGACATAATCCGCACCCAAAATGTTTCACACTGTGATTTGAATGAGTAAACTGATGTTGCTCCTCACTTCGTTTACCTTGTCGCCAGCTTATTGAACAATTTCTGTGTAAAGGTGCTCGGTTTGCACAGCTTTTACAAGTTCGACCCATGCTTGTTAGCGCACCTATGGAATAAATAGTTAAACAatgaaaattagagtaaaaatGGGATttaatgtgtgttgttggtgtAGAGTGTTATCTAAACAAAAAGTATaggttgagaaaaaaaaacattaatttgtGGGCAACACTACTAATTTAGTAATTGGTCTTGTGATAACACCGGTTGTGGTACGCAGATCCACAACTCTCGTTCTGTTGTCGGATCCATTGTAAACCTTGGTAACCCTGCCTAACAGCCACTCATTAGGGGGTGTATTATCCTGACGAACGACTACCATATCATCCCTTTGGATTGATCTTTGCGGATATTTCCATTTGTAGCGCTTGTGGAGTTCCTTTAAGTATTCCTCCTTCCATCTTCGACAGAAATAATGGTGTTGTACTCTGAGACGCTGCCATCGATTGATCAGACTCATGTTATTGTCTCCGAGTTCCGGTTCAGCTGGAGTTAGTAATGGGGTTCCTATAAGAAAGTGCCCCGGGGTTAGTGGATTTAGGTCCTCAGAATCATCGCTCGAAGGTGAAAGAGGTCTCGAGTTGAGACATGACTCTATTCTGGCTAAGAGAGTATTCAGCTCCTCAAATGTATGCCTTTGATTTATGCAGCACTTTTTCAGGTGAGCCTTAAAGCTTTTCACTCCTGCCTCCCATAGTCCGCCCATATGTGGGGCTCCGGGAGGTATAAAGTGCCATTTTATGTCCTGAAAATTATGAGCAGTAACGACTTCTCCTCTTAGTCCGTTTATAAACTCCTGGCGCTCCTTTCTAAGCATCCTTGCCGCTCCGACGAAATTTGTACCATTATCGGAGTAAATAGATTCTGGACATCCCCGTCTTGAGAAGAACCTAGCGAAGGCTGCCATAAACGTTGGAGTGGAGAGGTCGGATGTGAGTTCTAGGTGTATAGCTTTAGTCGAAAAGCATACAAATATACAAACGTATCCTTTAGTAATTTTGCAGCATCGTGCCGAGTAGCTTTTGACCTCGAACGGGCCAGCGAAGTCGACCCCCGTGTTGGTAAATGGTCTTGAGAAAGTACTTCTTTCCGGAGGCAATGCTGCCATTAATTGTTTTGATTGGTTATTC contains these protein-coding regions:
- the LOC142223366 gene encoding uncharacterized protein LOC142223366, with the translated sequence MGRTCKSCANRAPLHRNCSISWRQGKRSEEQHQFTHSNHSVKHFGCGLCRENHSLSSCSKYRHMNLIDKYKTVMKLHYCVNCLARNHLQGKCQSHARCNICKEKHHTSLHGHKRIWRNESTAPRIRSHSPPQLSSKRPNPVSCNILRTVLPTALIKVHMGDSTKFVRALMNSSLSSTIIAARLIEEYELKTFTVDSLLYTRLSFEATVPTYPAFQVNARVTETLPREPYAQSLSETILDKFPRIELADPKFISNNPIYIEIGADLFPAIMKSNIMQAEGGLLMAQDSTLGWLVIGSATS